The following proteins are encoded in a genomic region of Hippoglossus hippoglossus isolate fHipHip1 chromosome 3, fHipHip1.pri, whole genome shotgun sequence:
- the kctd3 gene encoding BTB/POZ domain-containing protein KCTD3 isoform X1: MATNGNNLTPGMGEIIQLNVGGTRFSTSRQTLMWIPDSFFSSLLSGRISTLRDETGAIFIDRDPTAFAPILNFLRTKELDLRGVNISVLRHEAEFYGITPLVRRLLLCEELDRSSCGSVLFHGYLPPPAIPARKSSAASAASASSSEERPGPSGAEGFTRVGPPPHPSLPASPGADDNHKLGPIVDPRKVLIVAGHHNWIVAAYAHYVICYRIKESSGWQQVFSSPYLDRTIERIALNAKVVGGPHGDKDKMVAAASESNIILWSIQDGGSGNEIGVFSLSVPVDDLFFIGNQLVATSHTGKVGVWNAVTQHWQVQDVVPITSCDTAGSFLLLGCNNGSIYYIDMQKFPLRMKDNDLLVTELYHDPSNDAITALSVYLTPKTSVSGNWIEIAYGTSSGAVRVIVQHPETVGSGPQLFQTFTVHRSPVTKIMLSEKHLVSVCADNNHVRTWTVTRFRGMISTQPGSTPLASFKILSLEETESHGSYCSGNDIGPFGERDDQQVFIQKVIPITHKLFVRLSSTGKRICEVQSVDGTTISCFMVRECEGSSRMGSRPRRYLFTGHGNGSIQMWDLTTAMDTANKGEERKKEAAPVLLTEAGGPTEEELLQLLDQCDLSTSRCATPNISPAPSVLHHTRLRESCSSLQLQAQEPIPESQATYAAVRPYRESPLLARARRTESFHSYRDFQNFSLNRGVLEGTGQTSAQGPSPVTDARRSLCDFGPEDSERRASTFEFWACRTTCASSSTNVAALIAGAVSGVRAEGAQETSRQPPDSPIPGGDVRKKVHPTEEGEGVGFGGDGAKSEGGVRKRGVLEGGFLGRKRAPPVPHLSSLPSGSDGGGSDSSANASPSPTKLASSTSPRHRKLAPELSNQDSSL; encoded by the exons ATGGCCACGAACGGCAACAATTTGACGCCCGGGATGGGGGAGATCATCCAGCTAAACGTCGGCGGGACGAG GTTCAGCACCTCCAGACAGACCCTGATGTGGATCCCAGATTCCTTCTTCTCCAG tttgctgAGTGGAAGGATATCCACTCTTCGGGATGAAACGGGAGCT ATATTTATTGACAGAGACCCCACAGCTTTTGCACCAATTTTGAATTTTCTCCGAACCAAAGAATTGGACCTGCG gGGTGTCAACATCAGCGTCCTGAGACATGAAGCAGAGTTTTATGGGATAACTCCTTTAG tgcgGCGCCTGTTGCTGTGTGAGGAACTGGACCGCTCATCATGTGGTAGTGTTCTCTTCCATGGTTACCTGCCACCCCCAG CCATCCCGGCCCGTAAATCGAGTGCTGCTTCAGCAGCGTCGGCTTCCTCCTCTGAAGAGCGGCCGGGCCCGAGTGGAGCAGAGGGCTTCACCCGTGTCggtccccctcctcacccttcCCTCCCTGCTTCACCTGGAGCAGATGACAACCACAAACTGG gtccCATTGTTGACCCCAGGAAGGTGTTGATTGTAGCAGGGCACCACAACTGGATCGTAGCAGCTTACGCACACTATGTCATCTGCTACAG GATAAAGGAATCCTCAGGATGGCAGCAGGTGTTTTCTTCCCCCTACCTCGACCGGACCATTGAACGCATCGCGCTTAATGCCAAGGTGGTGGGTGGCCCGCATGGAGACAAGGACAAGATGGTGGCCGCCGCCTCTGAAAGCAACATCATCCTCTGGAGCATCCAAGATGGAGGCAGTGGTAATGAGATAG GTGTGTTCAGTCTCAGTGTACCGGTTGATGATCTCTTTTTCATTGGGAACCAGCTGGTGGCTACGAGCCACACAGGGAAGGTGGGGGTGTGGAATGCTGTCACACAACACTGGCAG GTTCAAGATGTGGTTCCCATCACCAGCTGTGACACAGCAGGATCCTTTTTACTCCTGGGCTGCAACAATGGCTCCATCTACTACATAG acatgcaaaAGTTTCCACTGAGGATGAAGGATAATGATCTTCTGGTGACTGAGCTCTATCACGACCCATCAAACGATGCCATCACCGCGCTGTCTGTCTACCTCACACCTAAAACCA GTGTGAGTGGGAACTGGATAGAGATCGCCTATGGGACGAGCAGCGGTGCAGTGAGAGTGATCGTGCAGCACCCGGAGACAGTGGGCTCAGGCCCCCAGCTCTTTCAGACGTTCACTGTGCACAGGAGCCCCGTGACGAAGATCATGCTGTCTGAGAAACATCTGGTGTCAG tgtgcgCGGACAACAATCACGTTCGGACGTGGACGGTGACACGTTTCAGAGGCATGATCTCCACCCagccaggctccacccctcTGGCCTCCTTCAAAATCCTGTCcctggaggagacggagagccACGGGAGCTACTGCTCTGGGAATGATATCG GTCCATTTGGAGAACGAGACgatcagcaggtttttattcaGAAGGTCATCCCGATCACCCACAAACTGTTTGTGAGGCTCTCATCTACTGGAAAAAG GATCTGTGAAGTGCAGTCAGTGGATGGGACCACCATCTCTTGCTTCATGGTGCGGGAGTGCGAAGGTTCCAGTCGGATGGGGTCCCGACCTCGGCGCTATCTGTTCACTGGCCACGGCAACGGCAGCATCCAAATGTGGGACCTGACCACTGCGATGGACACGGCTAacaaaggagaggagaggaagaaagagg CTGCTCCTGTCCTCCTGACAGAGGCAGGTGGGCctacagaggaggagctgctgcagctgttggaCCAGTGCGACCTGAGCACCTCCCGCTGTGCCACACCAAATATTAGCCCTGCCCCGTCTGTGCTGCACCACACACGCCTGCGAGAGTCCTGCTCCAG tttgcaATTACAGGCACAGGAGCCCATTCCTGAGAGTCAGGCTACTTATGCAGCTGTGCGGCCCTACAGAGAGAGCCCCCTGCTGGCCCGTGCTCGACGAACAGAGTCCTTCCACAGCTACCG AGACTTCCAGAACTTCAGCCTGAATCGGGGTGTCCTGGAGGGCACAGGTCAGACGTCAGCCCAGGGCCCCAGCCCTGTCACTGACGCCCGCCGCTCACTCTGTGACTTTGGGCCTGAGGACAGTGAGAGGAGAGCCTCAACGTTTGAGTTCTGGGCTTGTCGAACCACCTGTGCCAGCTCTAGCACGAACGTTGCGGCTTTGATTGCTGGGGCTGTTTCTGGGGTGAGGGCAGAAGGTGCTCAAGAAACTTCACGCCAACCTCCGGACAGCCCGATTCCAGGGGGAGACGTCAGAAAAAAGGTGCACCCaacggaggagggagagggcgTGGGCTTCGGAGGAGATGGGGCAAAGTCAGAGGGAGGTGTGAGGAAAAGGGGAGTACTAGAAGGAGGCTTTCTAGGGAGGAAGAGGGCTCCTCCAgttcctcacctctcctccctcccctccggGTCTGATGGTGGCGGCAGCGACTCATCTGCAAATGCCTCCCCCTCCCCGACCAAACtggcctcctccacctcaccGCGACACAGGAAGCTGGCCCCTGAGCTGTCCAATCAGGACAGCAGCCTGTGA
- the kctd3 gene encoding BTB/POZ domain-containing protein KCTD3 isoform X2, which yields MKRELGVNISVLRHEAEFYGITPLVRRLLLCEELDRSSCGSVLFHGYLPPPAIPARKSSAASAASASSSEERPGPSGAEGFTRVGPPPHPSLPASPGADDNHKLGPIVDPRKVLIVAGHHNWIVAAYAHYVICYRIKESSGWQQVFSSPYLDRTIERIALNAKVVGGPHGDKDKMVAAASESNIILWSIQDGGSGNEIGVFSLSVPVDDLFFIGNQLVATSHTGKVGVWNAVTQHWQVQDVVPITSCDTAGSFLLLGCNNGSIYYIDMQKFPLRMKDNDLLVTELYHDPSNDAITALSVYLTPKTSVSGNWIEIAYGTSSGAVRVIVQHPETVGSGPQLFQTFTVHRSPVTKIMLSEKHLVSVCADNNHVRTWTVTRFRGMISTQPGSTPLASFKILSLEETESHGSYCSGNDIGPFGERDDQQVFIQKVIPITHKLFVRLSSTGKRICEVQSVDGTTISCFMVRECEGSSRMGSRPRRYLFTGHGNGSIQMWDLTTAMDTANKGEERKKEAAPVLLTEAGGPTEEELLQLLDQCDLSTSRCATPNISPAPSVLHHTRLRESCSSLQLQAQEPIPESQATYAAVRPYRESPLLARARRTESFHSYRDFQNFSLNRGVLEGTGQTSAQGPSPVTDARRSLCDFGPEDSERRASTFEFWACRTTCASSSTNVAALIAGAVSGVRAEGAQETSRQPPDSPIPGGDVRKKVHPTEEGEGVGFGGDGAKSEGGVRKRGVLEGGFLGRKRAPPVPHLSSLPSGSDGGGSDSSANASPSPTKLASSTSPRHRKLAPELSNQDSSL from the exons ATGAAACGGGAGCT gGGTGTCAACATCAGCGTCCTGAGACATGAAGCAGAGTTTTATGGGATAACTCCTTTAG tgcgGCGCCTGTTGCTGTGTGAGGAACTGGACCGCTCATCATGTGGTAGTGTTCTCTTCCATGGTTACCTGCCACCCCCAG CCATCCCGGCCCGTAAATCGAGTGCTGCTTCAGCAGCGTCGGCTTCCTCCTCTGAAGAGCGGCCGGGCCCGAGTGGAGCAGAGGGCTTCACCCGTGTCggtccccctcctcacccttcCCTCCCTGCTTCACCTGGAGCAGATGACAACCACAAACTGG gtccCATTGTTGACCCCAGGAAGGTGTTGATTGTAGCAGGGCACCACAACTGGATCGTAGCAGCTTACGCACACTATGTCATCTGCTACAG GATAAAGGAATCCTCAGGATGGCAGCAGGTGTTTTCTTCCCCCTACCTCGACCGGACCATTGAACGCATCGCGCTTAATGCCAAGGTGGTGGGTGGCCCGCATGGAGACAAGGACAAGATGGTGGCCGCCGCCTCTGAAAGCAACATCATCCTCTGGAGCATCCAAGATGGAGGCAGTGGTAATGAGATAG GTGTGTTCAGTCTCAGTGTACCGGTTGATGATCTCTTTTTCATTGGGAACCAGCTGGTGGCTACGAGCCACACAGGGAAGGTGGGGGTGTGGAATGCTGTCACACAACACTGGCAG GTTCAAGATGTGGTTCCCATCACCAGCTGTGACACAGCAGGATCCTTTTTACTCCTGGGCTGCAACAATGGCTCCATCTACTACATAG acatgcaaaAGTTTCCACTGAGGATGAAGGATAATGATCTTCTGGTGACTGAGCTCTATCACGACCCATCAAACGATGCCATCACCGCGCTGTCTGTCTACCTCACACCTAAAACCA GTGTGAGTGGGAACTGGATAGAGATCGCCTATGGGACGAGCAGCGGTGCAGTGAGAGTGATCGTGCAGCACCCGGAGACAGTGGGCTCAGGCCCCCAGCTCTTTCAGACGTTCACTGTGCACAGGAGCCCCGTGACGAAGATCATGCTGTCTGAGAAACATCTGGTGTCAG tgtgcgCGGACAACAATCACGTTCGGACGTGGACGGTGACACGTTTCAGAGGCATGATCTCCACCCagccaggctccacccctcTGGCCTCCTTCAAAATCCTGTCcctggaggagacggagagccACGGGAGCTACTGCTCTGGGAATGATATCG GTCCATTTGGAGAACGAGACgatcagcaggtttttattcaGAAGGTCATCCCGATCACCCACAAACTGTTTGTGAGGCTCTCATCTACTGGAAAAAG GATCTGTGAAGTGCAGTCAGTGGATGGGACCACCATCTCTTGCTTCATGGTGCGGGAGTGCGAAGGTTCCAGTCGGATGGGGTCCCGACCTCGGCGCTATCTGTTCACTGGCCACGGCAACGGCAGCATCCAAATGTGGGACCTGACCACTGCGATGGACACGGCTAacaaaggagaggagaggaagaaagagg CTGCTCCTGTCCTCCTGACAGAGGCAGGTGGGCctacagaggaggagctgctgcagctgttggaCCAGTGCGACCTGAGCACCTCCCGCTGTGCCACACCAAATATTAGCCCTGCCCCGTCTGTGCTGCACCACACACGCCTGCGAGAGTCCTGCTCCAG tttgcaATTACAGGCACAGGAGCCCATTCCTGAGAGTCAGGCTACTTATGCAGCTGTGCGGCCCTACAGAGAGAGCCCCCTGCTGGCCCGTGCTCGACGAACAGAGTCCTTCCACAGCTACCG AGACTTCCAGAACTTCAGCCTGAATCGGGGTGTCCTGGAGGGCACAGGTCAGACGTCAGCCCAGGGCCCCAGCCCTGTCACTGACGCCCGCCGCTCACTCTGTGACTTTGGGCCTGAGGACAGTGAGAGGAGAGCCTCAACGTTTGAGTTCTGGGCTTGTCGAACCACCTGTGCCAGCTCTAGCACGAACGTTGCGGCTTTGATTGCTGGGGCTGTTTCTGGGGTGAGGGCAGAAGGTGCTCAAGAAACTTCACGCCAACCTCCGGACAGCCCGATTCCAGGGGGAGACGTCAGAAAAAAGGTGCACCCaacggaggagggagagggcgTGGGCTTCGGAGGAGATGGGGCAAAGTCAGAGGGAGGTGTGAGGAAAAGGGGAGTACTAGAAGGAGGCTTTCTAGGGAGGAAGAGGGCTCCTCCAgttcctcacctctcctccctcccctccggGTCTGATGGTGGCGGCAGCGACTCATCTGCAAATGCCTCCCCCTCCCCGACCAAACtggcctcctccacctcaccGCGACACAGGAAGCTGGCCCCTGAGCTGTCCAATCAGGACAGCAGCCTGTGA